From Candidatus Manganitrophus morganii, the proteins below share one genomic window:
- the hutI gene encoding imidazolonepropionase, whose protein sequence is MPFAFDLAILNCGELLTLAGERREPRRRSELIELGLIQNGAVGISRGKIAWVGTQREYRRQGRARREIDACGKVVLPGFVDPHTHAVFAGSREGEWAEKLRGVPYLEILQRGGGILSTVEATRAASLKSLTETAEHFLRQMLACGTTTVEIKSGYGLDLKNEVKILKVIEQLKKRVPIDPVPTFLGAHTIPKEYSDRPEAYVDQVIEMLPAVRGRARFCDVFCEEGAFNDDQTRRILEAAKGEGFGIKLHAGEFSDQGGVRLAAEFGAVSVDHLDHIRPEEMPLLAQSGAVGVLLPGVSHFLMSKHLPPARALIEAGVPIALATDFNPGSSPTLSMQEIIHLAVRDFKLSAAEAISAATINAAHAVGMGEVVGSLEVGKQADILILDLEHYERLPYFFGVNHLEKVLKKGKVVYSSC, encoded by the coding sequence ATGCCGTTTGCGTTCGATCTCGCGATTTTGAACTGCGGCGAGCTCCTTACGTTGGCAGGGGAGCGCCGCGAGCCGAGGCGCCGGTCAGAGTTGATAGAGCTCGGTCTGATTCAAAACGGGGCCGTCGGGATCTCCCGTGGAAAGATCGCCTGGGTTGGCACGCAGAGGGAGTATCGCCGACAAGGGCGCGCCCGGCGGGAGATCGATGCCTGCGGAAAAGTCGTCCTGCCCGGCTTCGTCGATCCGCACACCCACGCCGTTTTTGCCGGGAGCCGGGAGGGGGAGTGGGCCGAGAAGCTGCGCGGGGTTCCTTATCTTGAAATTCTCCAGCGGGGAGGGGGCATTCTCAGCACGGTGGAGGCGACCCGCGCCGCGTCACTGAAGTCGCTGACGGAAACCGCCGAGCATTTTCTGAGACAGATGCTGGCGTGCGGGACGACCACGGTGGAGATCAAAAGCGGGTATGGCCTTGATCTTAAAAACGAGGTCAAAATCCTGAAGGTGATCGAGCAGCTCAAAAAGCGGGTCCCGATCGATCCGGTCCCGACCTTCCTGGGGGCGCATACGATTCCGAAGGAATATTCGGATCGGCCCGAAGCGTATGTCGATCAGGTCATCGAAATGCTCCCGGCCGTCCGGGGGCGGGCCCGGTTCTGCGATGTGTTCTGCGAGGAGGGGGCCTTCAATGATGACCAAACCCGGCGCATCCTCGAAGCGGCCAAGGGCGAAGGATTTGGGATCAAGCTTCATGCGGGGGAGTTTTCCGATCAGGGGGGGGTGCGGCTGGCGGCGGAGTTCGGGGCGGTGTCGGTCGATCATCTCGATCACATCCGGCCGGAGGAGATGCCGCTCTTGGCGCAAAGCGGCGCCGTCGGTGTTCTTTTGCCGGGGGTGTCGCACTTTCTCATGTCGAAACATCTTCCGCCGGCGCGCGCCTTGATCGAAGCGGGGGTGCCGATTGCGCTGGCGACCGATTTTAATCCCGGCTCTTCACCCACCCTTTCGATGCAGGAGATCATTCATCTGGCGGTGCGCGATTTCAAGTTGAGTGCGGCGGAAGCGATTTCGGCGGCGACCATTAATGCGGCGCATGCAGTGGGGATGGGAGAGGTCGTCGGGAGTTTGGAGGTTGGGAAACAGGCGGATATTCTGATTCTCGATTTAGAACATTATGAACGGTTGCCTTATTTCTTTGGGGTAAATCATCTGGAGAAGGTTTTGAAGAAAGGAAAGGTAGTTTATTCATCGTGCTGA
- a CDS encoding cobalamin B12-binding domain-containing protein: MPRAVKNAPVKSSDRKKPVERRKRVLLAKIGLDGHDRGIKVVARALRDGGNEVIYLGLHHTPAEIVASAIQEDADAIGLSIHSAAHMTLFEEVLKLLKKEKATDIAVFGGGIIPDEDIRDLKKQGIREIFTPGTPLEEIVQFVKKLKR, from the coding sequence TTGCCTAGAGCAGTCAAGAACGCCCCCGTAAAATCATCGGATCGAAAGAAGCCGGTCGAACGGCGAAAGCGGGTGCTGCTCGCCAAGATCGGCCTCGACGGCCACGACCGCGGGATCAAAGTCGTCGCGCGCGCCCTGCGCGACGGCGGGAACGAGGTGATCTACCTCGGGCTGCACCACACCCCCGCCGAAATCGTCGCCTCCGCGATTCAGGAGGATGCCGACGCCATCGGCCTCTCGATCCACTCTGCCGCCCACATGACCCTCTTCGAAGAGGTCTTAAAACTTCTCAAAAAAGAAAAGGCCACCGACATCGCCGTCTTCGGCGGCGGCATCATCCCCGACGAAGATATCCGCGACCTCAAAAAACAAGGGATCCGCGAAATCTTCACCCCCGGCACACCGCTGGAAGAGATTGTTCAGTTTGTGAAAAAGTTGAAGAGATAA